A region of the Drosophila subpulchrella strain 33 F10 #4 breed RU33 chromosome 3L, RU_Dsub_v1.1 Primary Assembly, whole genome shotgun sequence genome:
TTTTGCAATATCATAAACAAAAGATGTAAACAAATTTGCACCGATTTAGGTCCCCCTGGTTTTTACATTCGTGTTTTTCTCGTTCAACATATGCAATTCCAAGCGAAACGTGCTCGAAGATGCAACATATGCAGTTTTTGCTCAAAGGCCGACCTTGAGAGAGGGGGATTAAAGACTTTGTGCTTAAAGCAACCCAGCTAGAGTTGCTACTTCTATTTCCACTTAATAAAGCACACTAATGATGACCACAAATCCAACCCAAAGAATAACCGAAATGCAATGAATCTGCACTTGAGCACGTTCCTAAATAAAAACCAACAGAGCTCGCAGGAAAAAAGTCTGAACCAACGGTAGCCCCCTTTCATTAGGGCAAAGCCAActctaatatatttttaataatcctGTCTTGTGTATATTTTCAAGTTTCCTTTGAGTTTTGCAAACATTCCATACCCTCGGGACAGAAGAAAAAATATTGGGAAAAAGCAATTGATTTGCTTAGTAAGTTTGTGTACTTTCAATTAGGTTAAAAATGCCTCGAAAGGTACTCAAATTTCGAAATACCTAAGTATATGTTTGATGATATGAGTGTTTGCAGAACGAGTTTTTTATGGAGAGagggtttttatttaaaatggaaTAGACTTTTTGGTACTTGAGAATCATACTTGAATACtttgaaacaaatttaaaCACTTTTGGTAAAGTAATTTTATAGTTATTTATGGTTTGAagaattaataattattaatatcaGAAGCTCAATTTCAACGAagctttcccatttttttaaCATGTTTAATATCTTTAAGTACGGTACCACATACCCTCTAAAATGTCCCGTAAATCTGTTgcttattttgaaaaaatgggATACTGTTTGTTTACGGGTCACTTTACCATTCCACCCCTACTTTTTTTAAACCCAGCTGGACGCACGcaaaacacacacatgcacTTGAGGCTTTCACCGCTTTCTCCCGGAGAAAGGGTTGCTGAAGGATGAAGGATACGATATCATATGTGGACGCTAAAGCAAACAAAAGTGCAAATTCCCAGGGGGACATTTGATTGAATTCAGACAGTTAACCGTCCTCATAATGCGCATTTCTgaaaccaaaaaaagaaaatcctTTGGCTTCTGCTTATCTGCCTGGAAgaaaaatatctaaaaattttaaaatcgtCTTCAGAGGCTGGGGAACAGTTTATTTGGCAAATGGTATTTGTTCTTTGCCAGTTTTTGTCCTGATTGATATTGTTATGGATCCGACCGTCCATTGATTGATGGCTTCGGTGGACGACGCTTAAAACGAATCGTCTATTTGgattttagaaaattaaaaaagcaGCTTAGCATCAGCAACCTTTCTCCAGTATTATTTGCCTTATACAAAGCGTATTAAAAAATCGAGAGTTGAAAGATTTCAGTCGTTCTTTTTTCGAGCTTAGCCCAAAGGCAGATTTTTAAGTTGGTTGGGTGGCGCCACGCGACATTTTTCCGCATCGATTGTATGAATCCGGAAAATGGGATGAGGGAATATGGGAGACTATTCAGTGTCCTTTGTGAAACAAACGGCTTTGATCTTTGCCGCCGGTAACCATTTCCAAATGATTGGATGAGGGGTAAAAGGTGCTACTCATTTTGAGGTGGCAAAGTGCTATCCACAATGGTTATCAGTGAAATGTTCAATGTAAGTTAATTAACTAGTGTTCTTTTTTTATGTTGAATTGACTAtccaaattttaaaatgttacaGACTTCGGTTTCGACTGCACAGCTAAGAAATATGAGCCCATTGTCAAGATCAACtttgaaaccttttttttttaaattggacACGCCAAACACCTGAATCGCTAATGTGATATcaattttattgttatatgttaaaaatctCAAAAACTTAAGAAGCAATTTTGTTGTTCTTTTAAATTGTAATATATGAATAAACATTGATTTTTTAGGTGTAAATGGGTAACAAAGGCATCCTGTTTAATTAAGCTCCTTAACATCAATCACCTTGTTGATGTTTTTAAATTCTAGGGCATACATAAGTAtactttcattttttttgagCTCTGATAAACTAAAATCTGAAAAATAGAACGTTCCGAAAAATATAATCTTCATTACCTCTCCCATTTGAATAAACAGTGTATACTTCAgttcaataatatttttatttcattttttatgcatatGGTTTGTTTTACTTaacttacatttaaattacttAAAAGATGTGTAGTTTTGGTtatgtatgtaaatatttCTACTTTTGAACTtgtactatgtttatgctcgTGGCGCGAAAATGCGCCTCTTCTCCGATTAATCTGCATAGAGTCCTAGCCACATATTGCTTATAAGTATAgatttaaaaactaaattgACACACACACAGCTTAAACATTGACGGcaaagtaaatataaaaatatatatgtttattgcttaaaaaatatatttccatAACTATTTGCTAAGTTGAAGAAGCATTCTACCTAGGAAGTTGAAACTTTAAAATTTCCCCATAAATAGACACCAAGAGAGTTGTTTGTAAAAAAGTTGTAACTATTTGTAGGTATAGAATATAGAATAGTTTGGCTTATCAACTAAGTTGGTTTCGATTTGAAAACTAGCTGCtgcttataaaattttgtttttaatcttttcgGACCATTctccaatattttttttaagattctttCCTTCACATTTCTTTGCACTGGGCCGACCTTCTAAGAGAACTTTACTTAATCATTTAAATCAGTAAAACTAACTTAAATAAGTttactaaacaaatatttggactgaaaatatttttagcaaaattatttatcaCATTTGCGCTTCTCcaaatttttagatttttttgtAACCCGACGGCAATTTAGAAACTCTGGGCAGGAATAATTTCCGACAAAGAAAATacatgtataaaaattattatgttttttgggtttttccTTGGGAAATCGATTCACATTTCTCTGTCACTGTCTCGCTCTTTCTCTCTCGAAAATTTCGGGGCTGCGCTAGTTCTCACCAACGTACATAAAGTAATCACAAGTTGCGCTTTTAGGAGCCTTAGTTggtgttaaatatttttataccaaaaatatttactgCGCCTGCGGTTGAATTTGAACGGTGGCCTTTAGTTTGCTGGATTTTCCGGATGCCTTGTGTTGAAGGTAAAACTGCTTGAGGGCCTTGCACATGGTGAGTGCCAGGATCTTCCAGGCCAACAGTTGCTCCTCGGCGCTCGGCGGTGAAACTGGCTCACTTGTTGCTCCCGGCTGGGGGACTTCCTCGGCGGCAGACGGAGGTCCTTCGAAGTCCACTTGATCATGTCCGGGATCTATGGAGAAAGCCATGGGACTATCCACTTGATCGCCACTCGGTTCGGAATTGGAGGTATGCTCTTCCTCAAAGAATGGTATGGCCATTTTGGGTCTCTCAAAAGTTTACGTAAAAATGGAACTGTATAAATTTCCTGACTTTTCCAGGGTTTTCCTGCCTTTCCAGATCTGAACTCTTGGCGGGCTGTCGTTCGACTGAAGAGCTCGGCTCGCAGGACACCCGTATTTATACCCGGGAAACGGCGGGAGAATTCTCCGCCCTCATCCCTTCTCACTCTCTCAGTCGCTCTCTGCTCCTTATCTTCCCTCCCTTTCTCTGGCGGACTCTccctttctctctctctctgtctaTATCTGTGCCGTTATGTCGAGCTACTTTCATCACGTGCAGTAAACGTTTCCTCAAAGGAAATCGAGAGAGTCACACTTGTGGCATGTTACGTATTCGTATTATCCATTACGTTACTTACCCCAACGTTGGGTTTCAAGTTCGAATTTTAAGGGGTGTTTTTCGAAATGATACGGCATTCCTTACGTTTTCCGAATTAGGAAAGGAAAGTTTTCGACAAAGAAAATCCCCTGACAATTTGGAACTAGATTTCCGTGACATATATTTTCGGCTTAGAATTTTAAGGAGAATTGGTTTTGCTATACGGTAGTGGCTACTTTTCGAAATTGCGTTGTCTACTTCAATTACATTTCTAgtcttattaaataaaaatgcttTATAATTAACACAATAATGGTTTCTTCATATATTCCTAATCTTAAAGGATTTTCCTACTaatttcatttgtattttCTCTAATTTCGAATTACGAAGGGGAAGTTTTCGAATTGTTCTACGGCTCAACCGAAACTTTGTCTTTGATGTGACTTAGTTTCCGTCCTTGccttttctattttttttgccTAGACGTGTCCTTGACCAATTTAGGTCGGCTTTTTAGCCCTCTCAAATTCAAGCATGTGTATAACTATGTTTCTTTTTAAGAATGTTTCTTTTAACTTGCTTGCTAAAACGgcatttttaatgtacttcatttattttgttagCATATACAAGTAAACAATTATGATTACATGTGAAAAATAGTTTTTGACCCTTTTAATAACTGCGATACACCGAATAATTACTTTAAAGATCTTATTGGTTTCGATTCGAAATTTCCTCAATTACAGGAGAATGCATTCATGGTTAATACATGTGAAACATCGACTTCTCTCTCGGCTTAAAAGGTACGGTAGagatttttaacatttttcaatttcaatttttttaactatagttaatatatatatatatattatattatatataaactttttcGACTTTAAGAAgacttacataaaatacccGAAAATGTTCCACCTTTACCCTTTACGTTCTACAATTGACATCTAAAAACTCTATAACACACTCTAccatttttcattattttaaaacaaccAATCCCATCTTACATCTCCGTACGACCCTAAGAACAATCGGTTAACATTTTGCGAACCACATGCCAGGAATATTTTATGGTAAAAAGGAGTGTCTGTGTGGGTCCCCATTTTACACTCTGCCAAATCAATTCCACAAATCAACATAATCAACTACTCGCCGTAAGTCCAAAATATAATGCACTCGCCGTCAAAAAACTTCTTTTGTTACCCGCTGAATAAAATGGGTAAGAAGCAGCGCAGAATAAGAAAGAAAGCAGAAATAAGTGCcgtaaaaaaatgtaaaaacttttttatagtGGCcgcataaaaaatgtaaaataaaatccAACCGAAGAACTTTAAGGGAAAATATACGAAAGAGTGCACAACAAAAGGAAATTACCTTGGGGGGCGTTCAGGTGAGTGGGCGGGGTCCGATAATGACATCCACGCGATGATAACCCCAAGAAATCAGAGGAAAAATCCATGATCTAATTTGCTAAACACTCGAGCGAAATTCAAGGGGTTGGGCATATCACTTACAAAATACCTGTAAAACTCACAGAAAGAAATTCTCGAAAGCAAAACAAAGAAAAGAATTGTTTTCGCTTAAAAGAACATTC
Encoded here:
- the LOC119553765 gene encoding uncharacterized protein LOC119553765; translated protein: MAIPFFEEEHTSNSEPSGDQVDSPMAFSIDPGHDQVDFEGPPSAAEEVPQPGATSEPVSPPSAEEQLLAWKILALTMCKALKQFYLQHKASGKSSKLKATVQIQPQAQ